The genomic interval ATGCAcccaaagaaatatacaaaaggcCCAAATGATGGCAGTAACTTGGTCCTCTGAAAAACCACTAAAGGGGAGGCTGGGCTTTCTGGGCCAATCTGGCCATGGTAAACCACAGGGCCCGTGGGTACCGAGACAGTGTACCCTACATGGACGAGGGGGCACTGAAGGAAAGACTGTCATCAATGTACCCTTTGCAAATAGCCAGGGCACTGGCAGAGGGAATGCCCCAGATGCCAGAAAGCGACAGGGATCCCTCGGCCTTTGATGGTTTTACAATCGAAAGACTGAGGGGGGCCCAAGGCCAAAAGGGGATCCACCTAGAGATACCATCTACATAACTACTGTCGAGCCTCAAACTTCAGGTGGTAATTGACGTGGTGAGCCACTTGATAAAATTTCTCATAAACACCAGTGCAACCCTTTCAGTCTTAACCCAAGACTGAAAGCCATAACAACCATAGGAAATATGTAATGGGAGTGTCAAGAAAGAGACAGGGGCACACTTCCCTGGAACCCCTTTTGCGCAACATCAATGGCTGGTcgtttttacattcctttttgtttgtgCCTGATTGTCCTCTCTCTTTAATGGAAGGAACTTATAACTAGATTAGGCGACACTTTGTTTCTCGAGGGACAAGGAAGCCACCCTTATCACTAAATgatattaaccaaaaaaaaagaaaaacagagtaaatctataactaaaataaaagtctcgggcttccctggtggcacagtggttgagagtccgcctgccgatgcaaggaacacgggttcgtgccccggtccgggaagatcccacatgccgcaaagcgactgggcccgtgagccatggccactgagcctgcgcgtccggagcctgtgctctgcaatgggagaggccacaacagtgagaggcctgcgtaccggaaaaaaaaaaaaaaagtctcaataaaCCCCTAAGTATAAAACATTAAGGTTCCGGGCCTAGCCAAAAGCAAACAGATTGAGGCCTCAAGTAACTGCCTTCCagatttgtaaaatgttttgaaaaaatgGTTTGGGTCTCCAAGACGGTGGCTACAATCTCTTTTAATAACTCTTCTAATGCTTAttgctgtatttctttctttttttcttaaataaacttatttattttatttatgtatttagttttttggctgcgttggatcttcgttgctgcacgcgggctttctctagttgcagagagtgggggctactcttcattgtggtgcacaggcttctcactgtggtggcttctcttgttgcggagcacgggctctaggcgtgtgggcttcagtagttgtggctcatggtctctagagcgcaggctcagtagttgtggtgcacgggcttagttgctccttggcatgtgggatcttcccagaccagggattgaacctgtgatccctgccttggcaggcggattcttaaccactgcaccaccaaggaagtccctgctgtatttctttcaatttgtatcttttataaaCTCATCCACCGATGCTTAACGTCCACAAGGGCTAAAAGAATAAtgttaatgggcttccctggtggtgcagtggttgggagtccgcctgccgatgcaggggacatgggttcgtgccctggtccaggaggatcccacatgtcgtggagcagctgggcccgtgagccatggccactgagcctgcgcctctagagcctgtgctccacaatgggagaggccacagcagtgagaggcccgagtaccgcacaaaaaaacaaaaaaaaacaaacaaaaaaaaagaataatgctaACAGGAGGGGCATTGGCTTCTGGTTCTTCTAACAGAGAAGGGACAGTCAGCCAGGTGTTTTACTTCTTCCCCAGGCAGGCCTACATTCCATCTCAGCAGAAAGTAGTTAATGATAGGTTGTCACCCATTACCCCCCTTTAAGCATAAAGGGTAAACACCTGGAGGGGGGAATGATACGGACAGAGTAAAAggacaaagtaggtgattaaatagttaatcccagtAAGTGgttataagtaaagaaaaaagtatgggagacccctgtaagttaatgatcactcaagaaagcaggtttgcttaaccacaaaaccatgcaacagaagcatgagacatgccacaaaacaacaaaacaatggtggaatgagacccacatcctgcccagtgagctcaggTTAATGATTCCTAGGACACACGTGcactaaaaacaaacatataaggAAAGGGTGACATTATACTAAAACTTGAAATGATTTATCATATGTTAGTGTATGTTACCgcctttttgctcatttccattgcGCCATGACAGTCCTGGTTTGACCATGTAGGAACAAGAAAACTCCCCACCCGACTTGGAAAAGGAATTGATGGAAGCTTGATGTCTCCTCaataatgaggaagaaggtggtcttctcacCCTCCCCAttcttcctttgattataaaactataGCTCACCATGTTCTCCAGATGGCACCCTCTCACCCACCCCCTTGTAAGCCTCTCAAGTGTCCTACTCTAATAagtcacttcttatctatcactttgcctctcccTGAATTCTTTCTGCTCTAACGAACGGGAGCTACTCGGACCAcgcacaccccacccccaatgcATTTCTGCGGTTTcatcagtagattggctttactgctcCGGGGCAAGCAGACCCacgtttggttcagtaacacccTCACCCAAGCCCCACTGAAGTGGCGGCCAGGTCTGAGCTGTGCCTAAGAGGCACCCCTTCCCTACAGAGTAAACACATGTGTTTACTGCACCAGGACATGCTCCTCTGGTAGACCTGATAAGCGACTCTCTGGACTGCCTCCGGCTCCAGGGCTCTCATCAACCTTCTAGGTCTAGGCAGTCAAGGCCCAAATTTTGCAGCTTCCCAATCATCCCCTCTCTCAGTTCTCCGGGATAGCCCAGGCCTCCGGCCAACTTCCTAGTTCAGTCCAGGCAAGGAtcagggcttggggagggggctggcttCCTGCTCCGTCTGGCCTGTTTGTCCATCACAACAGACAACTTGGGTAGAGAGGCAATGTGGAAACCAACCAAGGCCGGGATGTGCGGACCAGGTGCGGGCGGGGAGCGAGGGCTCCGGACAAGCGGTCGGCGCACTCAAGTTAGGCGCACACGTGGCCGCAAACTCCTTGGGCATGTGCAGGTCACGGGGAGAGTTGCGGGTGGCACCAGACCGGCCGAGGCTGGAGTCTCTACCCCAGGACTCTTAAGGACACCGACGGGAACCCACACAGGGCCCCAGCTCAACGTTCCTCAGTTGCCCAGAGCCCCCCACTTACCTCCTCCGCTGCGCTTGCCGCCTCTGCGCGGCGCGCTGCCTTTTCGGGCGCGGGGCATGCCGGGAATTGGGCGCGGCGGGGCGCGGGGTCAGGGACCCGGCGGGCAGGGGCTCCAGACCAGCGAGTCGCCGGCCAATGCGCTGAGTTGAGACTTGGGCAGACGACGGGAGCCACACGCCGCGCGCGCCACCATCTTCGCGAGGCGCCCCGCCCTGCCGAACGTGTCGAAGCGCCCCACCCTGCTAAATGGGTGGCCGGGAAGGCGAGTTCCTGGTCTCCCGATTCATGGAACCTCTCCGTACGGCCGAAACTACTATTCCCAAGGTGCTGCGCGCGGATTACCGCCCCCCCCGCTGGGCGCAGAGCACCTTGGGAATTGTAGTCAGCTCCCGGGACCCACAAGCCCACGACGCTCTAGCTGAACTATGCACCCACAATGCCTTGCGGCGTTCCCACCCCCTCGCCCAACACGTTTAGTCGTTAACTCTGTAGCTGCCCACGACGCAGGACCGGCATCTCTGGGTACTTGCAGCGGGACGCTCGCGACAGGAAGAGGGTGGGTTTCGTAGAATTGGGGAACAGCCAAACCTCAGGCAGtgaaagaaaaagtaactttATGATGAAAGCAGATTACAGACAACAGCTTAGCACTTAAAGACCTTAGCCAAGATCTCCTCGGGGGCCCACCTGCCCCTGGACGGGTCTCCTGTGACCATTCCATGGACGCAGTGAAGTGTAGAACAGAGCCCTGGGCTGGCAACCTTAACCTTCTGGAACACCGACTCTTCCTGGGGCTGCTTTCTTGTCAGGAGGGATGAGGTGATCTCAGAGGGCGTCTAGTTTTAAAACAGTATGTTTTTTTCTGGCCTCTTCCACTCCCCAGGGATCCCATGGGAAGTGGGGTGTGTGCATGGGAGAAGTGACTGTAAACTAAATAGAACAAGAGTGGGACAAAGTCTTCCCTCCAGGACTGGAAAGATGGCAGCAGGAACATGAAGGTCAGAGGCAGGTGACTCCTGGCTTTATGTTGCTTCTTCAGGCCTGGGCTCCTGGCAGGTAGGGCCAGCCCAGCCCGCGTAACAACGGCAGCTGAAGGACTCCCAATCTCCAGGGCTGCCATCTGGCTCCAGGTGCAGAAAGACTTCCAGTTGTCCTGGGTCTTGCCAAGCACATCGGCCATGGCCATGGCACCGCTGGTGACTGCAGGCCATGGCTGCCCTGGTCACGTTGATCACATAAGGGCCCAGGGTGCTCACTAGGTAGTCATGGAGATGCCAGCACTCCtcctgaggagagggaagggatgtATCAATGCTTCTGCTCCATGGCCCTGACATGGTCTTTCCCCATCTCTGGGACCCCAGCATGGGCTGTGTGGCAGGCTGGAGGGGGCAATGATCACCTCAGAACTGGAGAAGCTCAGGTCCCCCCAGAGCACCACGCCGGCTGCCCCCAGTGCAGCGGTCACACCAATGGTCTGCACAAGTTCATCCTGGAGGCAGAGAGCTGCTAagccagggctgggctggccaGCTCCATCTGGCCCAACCTCCACCTTCAAGAACTTTCATGGCTCACTGCCATGATCCGATTCCACCCCTAGAGGAGGGCCCCTTGGCCCTGAGCCTCTGAGTGGCTTCTCAGGCCCTCAGAGAATGTCATGCCTCCCCAGTCAGACCCCTAGACTTCAGTTTTCACTCACCTGAGACAGGAACCTCCCAGAGCTCCGGTGTGTGAGGCGGGCATAGGCCAGGACAGGCAGGGGATGTGGGTGCCCAGCGAGGGCCACACGGAAGGCCTCCTCCAGGCGGTATCGGACAAATGCGTGGTGGTGAGCAGGTGGTAACCTGGGTGGGAGGTATATGCTGGGGAAGAGGGCGCTGGAGGCGGCCCAGAGCCAATGCAGTTGGGTGTTGCGGGCAAGGGTGGCTGCATGGCAGTGGCCCGTGTAATTGGAAGCTGTACCATGCCAGCCATTGCCACAGGCCGGGAAGCGATAGAAGCCCCAGAGCCCATGGGGCTGCAGTGCCCGGCCTAGCCGCAGTGTGTCCTCCATCAGTGCACGGGCTGCCTGTTCAAAGCCGATACGGGCCTTGTAGAGCTGCTCCTGGGGGTCCAGGTTGGGGAATACCCGCCGTGCCCAAGCCCAGGAGGCTGTCTGGTAGACCTGGCGGCGGCCCCAGTTCCCAGACCAGAGTGGACACCATTCCTCCCAGTCCAGTACTGCCAGGCCAGCGAAGCCAGGTTGCAGGCTGTGGCGGATCTGATAGGCAGCCCGTGCCAGGTGGCGGTCAAGGGGCACAGCCTGGGGGATGCCCCCGTTGTGAGCTGTGCCCCTCGGCCCAAGGTAGGGATAGAAGCCGAGCTGGTTCTTGTAGAAGATGGTGACATTCTGGCCGTGGAAACGCTGGCCACGGTTGGCTGCAATGCCCAGGGCCTCTAGTGGCAGGTGCACGCCAAAGCGGGCCTTACAGTGTGCTGAGGGCACATTCCACAGCACCAAGAAGGGGCGTTCAGGGGCTTGCAGCAGGGGCTGGCCACATCCCAAGCACAGGGCCACCCCTAGCACCAGGGCCAGGCCTAGCTGCATGGTCATGCCCCAGGGATGGAAACCTGCAGGAGAGAGGGGGTGTGAGCTTAGACTCCATGGCCATGGCCACACCTTCCACACAGCAGAGAAAGCTGGGAAAACTCCTCCAGCTCCTCCTCACAAGAAAGGGAGGTGCGTAAAGCCTGGTTCCCAAGGGGTCTCATAGGCCTCTCAGAGCAGCCACAACCCAAGCTGGCTTGGGCAGCTCCCCTTCTGTATTGTCCATCTCTGCCATGGCACCACCGTGCCCTCTCACACCTCCCCCACCTACAGCTTTCACAAGTCCCCttctttcctctgcccattttgttTCCTGCCCCAAGAACACTCAGCCCCCACCTTGCCTGGCTTAATTTCTACTCAGCACTCAGGTCTCTGCTATGGCATCACCTGCCCTGGGAGGTCTACCAGATCTCCAAGTGGAGTGAGGAAACTTGAGCTCCCACTGTCCCAGCATGGATCCTGCCACAGTATGCCTGCCCTGTCCCTTGGGCTGAGACCCTATCTGTCTAGTTCCCCACTGCCTGTGCCCAATCCAGGGCCTGTAACACAGCAGGTGCCCAGTGAATGGTGATGAGTGAATGTCTCCTTGTCCCCTGGGCCTGGCAGAGTGAGAGAGGTAAAAGGCAGGTGTCCCTCCACCCATGGCCCTAAGGCCGAGGTGGATCTGAGGGCCCCTGCAGGGACAGAGGACCTAAGACAAGGCTGGGAGATGAGGGTGGGGGTCAACAAATACACTGTCACAACCACACCCAACAGAAGCCTTTATTCAGCCACACTGAGCGCTCTGAGCCACAGCCATGGCGTCATCTCCACTGGCACTCAGGAAACATGCCTAGGCTGAAGCTGTCCTCGGGGGATAGAAGCTGAGGGATGGCCAGTGGGCTGAGGCTGGTACTGTCCTGGGCAGTCAACTGACCCAGAAAGACAGCATCTTGCCCTGGGTAAGCCCTTAGATGTCTTTCTCCATCCAGAATATGGGGCGTCTTCTCAGGTCTTGGTATTGAGTCTCCAGCAGGCTTTGTGGAGGGGGCCCTCCTGGAGGTGGGGGTAGGGTGGTCAAGGgctcaggcaggggtgggggtggcggcAATGATGACCCCTTGGGGGCTCTTGGGGCAGCTTGGGCAGTCAGGCTAGGGGCCCTGCAGGGTGGCCGGGGAAAGGAGGCCCTGGGGAAGGCACTGACCAGGGTGGCAGGCAGCCACCGACTGGTGAAGACCAGGCCCTGCACAGGCTCACCCAGCTGGTATCCCAGGTGGGCGTAAAAGTGCAGCTGGTCATGGGTGGTGAGGTGTAGCCGGCGGAAGCCCCGGGCCTGAGCAAAGGCTTCAAGGCCCTCCATGAGGCAGCGGCCAAAGCCACGGCCCCTCAAGGCTCGGGCCACCACCACCGTCTCCACTAGGAGGCTCTGGGGCCGGTCCAGCACCCGTGACAGGCGGGCATGGCCCACCACAATGGGGTCTGCCTCTGGCGTGGGACGGGGGCTCAGCAGCATCAAGCAGAGGGGGAAGGCATCTGAGGACTGGCCCAAGGAGTGCAGGCGGGAGGCGCGGCTGCGGGGCCACTGCTCATTGATGAGGTCGGCACAGGCATCCAGGAGCTCAGGTCggcagtgcacaggctccagggtcaGCTCAGCCAGGTTGGGGGCTGGGGTCTCCTCTGGCTGGCGTGCGGGATCCAGGGTCAGCTCAGTTGAGCCAGGACTGAGGGTCATCTCTGGATGGCATGCAGAACCCAGGGTCAACTCAGCTAGCCTGGGGCTCAGGGTCAGATCTGGCTGGTGTGTAGGATCCAGGATCAGCTTGGCCAGGTTGGATCTCAGGGTCACCTCTGGCTGGCATGCAGGATCCAGAGTCAGTTAGGCTGGAGTGGTACTCAGGATCAGTACCACCTGGTGTATAGGGTCTAGGGTAGGAGTCAGCTTGGCTGGGCCAGGGCTCAGAGTCAGCTCTTGCCTACATGTGGGATCCAGGCTCAGATGCCAGGCTGGGAGCCAAGGTCATCTCCTGCTGGGTTCCAGGTGGCTCAGTGCCAGGCTGGGGGTTAAGGCCACAGTCTCCAGGCAGTGGTATCTCCTGAGACCAGAAGGGTGCTCCTCCTGTGGACAACAGCCATGCTGGGCTGTGCCAGAAGGGAggatggggctggggcagggagtggCTGACAGAGTGCTAAGGAGGGCCACGCATCCTGGAACTGGTGGGCTGCACCTTGTCCCCATACTCACCTGATGGCACAGGTGACCTGGAGGATCCCATCCCCTATACCTGGGGGACCTGACtcaggtggggagcagaggggatgGATCCTGGGTGCTCTGCCTTACACTGGATGGAGGCTGAGGGCTAAAGGCTAGGGCAGAAATCAAGACTCCAGGCCCCAGCCTTCTCTGACTACCGCTTTGAACTCCCCAGGAGAGTAGATCCAGCCCTACACCATTGCAGCTGGCTGGCCATCAGACAGAGCATACAAACTAGACACCATGACCCCCTGCTTAAACGCTGTATTCCCTTCGGAGGGAACACAGCTTCCCTAGGAACTCCCCTAGGGAAGTTCCCTGTCCCACCCTTCTCCCTACTCCAGGTCCCCGCCTTTTTGACCACCTGGGCCATGCCTGCCACCTAACCGATATTGGGGTGCCATTCACCCACCCATCAGGCTCAAATTTCCCCTCCCTGGACTGCCTTCCCTACCAGGGGCACAGAGTCCCTGGCTCCCTCCCCAACACTGACCAGCTCAGGACACTTTGACTGGGCATGGACCCAACTGCCGCTCAGAAAGGGCCCGGCTCACACAGCAATGTGGCTCCTGCAGGCCTGGTTCCCCACTGGCCTGTTTCGTAGACACCCTAGCTAGATAAGAACCACAGCTTCCTTCCTACATCCACAGGGGTGTCCAACGGCTACCAGGTTGGGGGCTCAGACCTCCTGACCCCGAACTCCATTGTGTGCCCATCCTACCACAGGCTCTGCTGGCAGAAGGGTCAATGCTCGGGGATTTCTAGCAATAGGTGGCCGCTGGGCCCCACCCTTCTACCCACCTGTTCCAGAGAGGATGCCCtggctccccttccccacctccgcAGGAAGGCCCCGTGAGCTTGAGGCCAATTCCACACTGATCAGTAACAGGTAGCCCCCTCCCCTCATACCACATCCCACTCAGAGGGCTATAAGCCCCTCACCTGCATCAGCCACCTCCGCAGCAGCTGCACCCCTGGACCAGGAGAGAGGAAACCCCAGGATCCGCCCCTGAGCCTGGAGCCCCAGACTTCCCCCTCAGGCTTAACCCTTTCTGTGCCGACCCCACCCACTGTGGGTGGGGCTCCCGGGTCCACAGAGAGAGGCGACAGTCTCTCTCCTGCCTCGgtttcccccttcctcccactgGGTGACAAACCGtggagtttgggggtgggggcttcGGGAGCTTGACTCCGGGCGGCTGTGGCTCGGCATGCTCTGGGAGGGAACGACAGACGCAAAGAGGGCGTGCGGGGCGGCTTAGTCACTTGAGAACTGTACGCGCGGAGCGGACGGGGAGAGCGGGGGACAATGAGGACGAATACGCCGCgcatggggaggggggcagtaCTGACATGCTGACGCCTGGCTCCGGGACGCTCCGTGTCCTCGCTCCACACGGATCTGTATCTCGCTGTCTCTGGCTCGGACTCCTCCGGCACGCGGCGCTCGCACCCTAGCGGTGAGGCGGACGCACTGCAGCCGTCACGGCCCGCGGCACACCACCGGGTCCCGGGTCTTCGGGGCGGCcagcccccggccccggcccctcGCGTCATAACACAGACCCGACGCAGACTGGATCTCTGCCCTGGTTCTACCTCTGCCCCTCCCGCCCTTGCTTATCCAGGCCCAGCTCCCAGTGAGCGCGAACCGAGCGCCAGCTCCATTACGGGTGGGTTGGGCTTCCAtctcgccccgccccgccccagacTCAGATAGGTCTCCCCCCAGTTCAGCTTTGTTTCGGCTCACGTCAGCCTCCTGCCCAGCGTGGAAACGGTCAGGTGGAGCTTCCTCCCGAAATTTGGGCCCAACCCTGAGAAGCAGCCGCCCTCGGACAGACATCAAATCTgagcaagagaaaagaattttccTGTGCCCTCTGGATCCCAGCGCCTGCACGttttaggtgctcaataaacagctcTTCAAGTTAGAATCATGTCTGCTTTATTTGTGAGGCTGTTACCTCTGAACGGATTCAGGCTGCAGTACAGGGCTGATTACCGTCGACATATAGTAGGAGCCAAAGGGCTCCATCGCTATAGAGGTAGAGGTAGAGGGtagagattcaaacccagattcacctgggtttgaatctcagctgcTCTATTTTCTGTCTGCAACCTTGGGTAAAGTGCTTACCCTCCctgtgtgtgcctcagtttcctcatagcGTCATGTTAGGATTGCACAATTAAGTTAGACTACTTAAAATGCCTAGCACAGGACTCGGAAAAAGTAGGCACCCAGTGAATGTcagctctttcttccttccttccttcctccctccctccctttctttctttcagcatgcgggatcttagttccctgaccagggatcgaacccccgccccctgcagtagaagcacggagtcttaaccactggaccgccagggaagtccagagcgTCAGTTCTTGTGATTGCTGCAGTTTAAAGACTGGCTCAATGTCtctggaagaaatatttttaactctGCTGGGTGGGTGCCCAAGGCTCTAACACCTTATGCGACTATCTTGGTCTGTAAGCAGGTGTGAATGGGCTAGCATATGCTCATGACAGTGCCTGAGTGTACTTCTGACTGTGACCATGACTCATGTGACTGTGCCTGTACTTGAGAAAGCTGTAGCCAGGTCCAGATTGCATTAGGTACTCAATGTGTGCATGTGCCAATCACCACATGCCTCACTGCTCACACCATGTTCCCGTCCACCCATGGTAGCAGCGACATTTGAACTCCACAGCCAACCGATCCTTGAGTGAGAGGGCACCTCGGAGGGTCAGAGGCCCACCACCAGGCGTGGACTCGATGGAGAAACTGGTGGGGCTGAGGATGAGGCGGGCCTCGGGGTGACTGGGGCGCCGAGCACAACGGCCATGGCCAGAGCACAGGACTTGACTGCACAGAAGAGCCCCACTGGTCACATTCAGGATGAAGGGCCCCAGTGTCGTGTCAACATACTCCTTGATGGCCTGGCAGGATTCCTAGGTGGGAGGGGGAGCGTCAGGACACCACGGCCATGCACGGGTCCACCTAGGGCATTGAGGCACTCACCTGCTGGTCAACCAGGACTGCAGGGGTAAAGGGTGGGCCAGGGTCTCCCCAGTCAGCCTGGaagccccactcctgcccccaccctcacccccatcctGGGCTTGAGCTCACCTTGGTTCTTGTGTTCTCCCAGCTCACCCAGAGCACCACTCCTGCTGCCCCCTGGGCTGCACTCTCCCCCAGGCTGTGCTCCAGCTCCTCCTGGGGAAAGGACAGCATAGCTCTGTGgggcctccctccatccccacagcAGCCTGCTGTAACACTATTGCATGGGACAAATAATTCATAGCCTGCTCTAGCTGTGGTGGCCAGAGGCAAGCCTGCTCTTACTCTAGCCTGTGAGTGCCATGCAGGCAGGGATGATTTCTTTCTGAAGAATGCTGAATTGTCTGTGCCTAGCACAgaacttggcacacagtaggtgctcaaagaATGTGAGAGGGAATGGATGAAAGTGTCCCAAGGCTAAAGTGCCCCAGGGCTATGTGGCCTCACTTACTGGACTAATGCCTAACAATGTAGGTTACAAGGTGGGTGGGGTCACAGGAGACTCACCAGGGGCAGAAAGCGGTTAGTCATG from Delphinus delphis chromosome 10, mDelDel1.2, whole genome shotgun sequence carries:
- the HYAL3 gene encoding hyaluronidase-3 isoform X2, with translation MTMQLGLALVLGVALCLGCGQPLLQAPERPFLVLWNVPSAHCKARFGVHLPLEALGIAANRGQRFHGQNVTIFYKNQLGFYPYLGPRGTAHNGGIPQAVPLDRHLARAAYQIRHSLQPGFAGLAVLDWEEWCPLWSGNWGRRQVYQTASWAWARRVFPNLDPQEQLYKARIGFEQAARALMEDTLRLGRALQPHGLWGFYRFPACGNGWHGTASNYTGHCHAATLARNTQLHWLWAASSALFPSIYLPPRLPPAHHHAFVRYRLEEAFRVALAGHPHPLPVLAYARLTHRSSGRFLSQEECWHLHDYLVSTLGPYVINVTRAAMACSHQRCHGHGRCAWQDPGQLEVFLHLEPDGSPGDWESFSCRCYAGWAGPTCQEPRPEEAT
- the HYAL3 gene encoding hyaluronidase-3 isoform X1 produces the protein MTMQLGLALVLGVALCLGCGQPLLQAPERPFLVLWNVPSAHCKARFGVHLPLEALGIAANRGQRFHGQNVTIFYKNQLGFYPYLGPRGTAHNGGIPQAVPLDRHLARAAYQIRHSLQPGFAGLAVLDWEEWCPLWSGNWGRRQVYQTASWAWARRVFPNLDPQEQLYKARIGFEQAARALMEDTLRLGRALQPHGLWGFYRFPACGNGWHGTASNYTGHCHAATLARNTQLHWLWAASSALFPSIYLPPRLPPAHHHAFVRYRLEEAFRVALAGHPHPLPVLAYARLTHRSSGRFLSQDELVQTIGVTAALGAAGVVLWGDLSFSSSEEECWHLHDYLVSTLGPYVINVTRAAMACSHQRCHGHGRCAWQDPGQLEVFLHLEPDGSPGDWESFSCRCYAGWAGPTCQEPRPEEAT
- the HYAL3 gene encoding hyaluronidase-3 isoform X3 translates to MLPPAHHHAFVRYRLEEAFRVALAGHPHPLPVLAYARLTHRSSGRFLSQDELVQTIGVTAALGAAGVVLWGDLSFSSSEEECWHLHDYLVSTLGPYVINVTRAAMACSHQRCHGHGRCAWQDPGQLEVFLHLEPDGSPGDWESFSCRCYAGWAGPTCQEPRPEEAT
- the NAA80 gene encoding LOW QUALITY PROTEIN: N-alpha-acetyltransferase 80 (The sequence of the model RefSeq protein was modified relative to this genomic sequence to represent the inferred CDS: deleted 1 base in 1 codon) encodes the protein MPARGDPEIQLAKLILDPTHQPDLTLSPRLAELTLGSACHPEMTLSPGSTELTLDPARQPEETPAPNLAELTLEPVHCRPELLDACADLINEQWPRSRASRLHSLGQSSDAFPLCLMLLSPRPTPEADPIVVGHARLSRVLDRPQSLLVETVVVARALRGRGFGRCLMEGLEAFAQARGFRRLHLTTHDQLHFYAHLGYQLGEPVQGLVFTSRWLPATLVSAFPRASFPRPPCRAPSLTAQAAPRAPKGSSLPPPPPLPEPLTTLPPPPGGPPPQSLLETQYQDLRRRPIFWMEKDI